The sequence below is a genomic window from Anaerobacillus alkaliphilus.
GTTTATTTTCCTGCATTGGCCTTAATTAAACTATTATATTTCAATGAATTTCATAATTTATTACAATCGCCTTTACGATACTAGTTTGATATGGCTCCATTAAGGGAAATATGAAATTCATTCATTTTATTGAATTTTCCGAAAGATAGTATTGTTAGTATATCTATTCAAAAATTACGTTACTTATAACTGTGTTATAATATTACTATGTAACATGAAGAGTAGGTGGTTTCCAAAAATGGAATTTGTTGAAGCTATTAAAAGTCGCGAGAAAATAAATGAAATTAAAGATATACTATTTAAACGATCAAAAAGAGATTTCCTTCTATTCACTTTGGGTATTAATACTGGCTTAAAGATTAGTGACATCTTAAAGATCAAAAAAGAGCAGATCATTGACACAACTGGCAATTTTACTGAGTTTCTCATTCTAGAGAATGAGGTGAATTATTCTTATCTAAATAAACAAGTAATAAATGCCCTTCAAGTGTATCTAGCTACAGTCCCTTCTCTCACTTCAGAAGATTACCTGTTTCGATCAAAAAAAGGTGAACATCCGATTACTCGCCAGCAAGCTTATCGAATTATTAACTCTGTAGCAAAAGAAGTCGGAATTGAGTCTAAGATTGGTACTCATACCTTGAGGAAAACCTTTGGCTATCATGCATACCGCGGTGGAGTTGCGGTTTCCCTATTGCAAAAAATCTTTCACCATTCTTCTAGAGGCGAAACACTAAGGTACATTGGTATCGAGCAAAAAGACATGCACGCACGAATAGATGTAAATTTATAAAATGGGGGTGTCCTATGCGGAAATTCTTTGATTATTTTCTATTAACAATAGGTTCAATTATTGTAGCGATTGGACTTGAATTAATTTTATCTCCAAATGGACTAGTAGATGGTGGTGTAACAGCCCTGGCAATTATGGCGAAATCATTATTCAATATTCCGATCTGGGTTGTTTTTATCCTACTTAACATTCCTTCACTCCTCATTTCTGGTAAGTTCATGGGGAAGAAATTTGTCGTGCGTACCTTATACGCGAATATTATTACAGCAGCTTCATTAATCTATTTCGCTCCTTTTCCAGCAATTACCTCTTCAGAAGTGTTAATTGTTCTCTATGGAGGGCTATTACTTGGTCTAGGCATTGGTTTAGTCGTAAAAGCAGGTGGCGCAATTGATGGGTCTGAAATGATTGCCACTTGGATAAATAAAAAATATGGAGTTCCCATTAGTAAGTTTTTATTAGGAATTAACGCCTTTATTTTAACGATGGCAGCAGTGGTTTTCTCATTAGAAAAAGCCATGTTTTCGATCGCGATATTCTTTATCGTTACTAAAGTTATAGATTTTATCTTAGACGGTATTAATCAGGGGAAATCCGTTATGATCATTTCTAGTAAACCTGAGGAAGTAGGGCAAAAGCTGGTAGAGGAATTAGGTATTTCGATCACATACTTAAATGGAACTGGTGGTTACACAGGTGATAAGGTCCAATTGATTTATTGTATAACAGACCGAATTATGTACCCAAAGCTAAAAGACATCGTTTTAACACTTGACCCTACGGCTATTTTAGAAGCTTCATTTGTGACAGAAACAACAGGTGTTGAAAAGAATTCAATGCTTAGACGAATCAATTAAGTGCTAACAGGCTGATCTACAGCCTGTTTTTTTGATTGATCAATTTCACTTTCACCTGTTCACATGCAAAACAAAAACGCTGTCGCAAAATTCGCATTCACAACAGCGTTCTTTTTCCATTATTTAACGATATTCACAAAAATATCTTCTAATCTAGGTTCTTTTTTGATCAAATCAAACTCGATCATCCAATCAATTGTTTCCTGCCAAGAAGACTCGTCTTGACTGCCAAAACCATTTGCAGACTCCATCTTTGGTAAAAGAATTTGTAAGCTTTCCTTTTCTACTTCTTCAATAAGTGGGAAGTTTGCTTTGTCTTGATTACTCAATAGAATTGAAAGAGCTTCATCTGGATTAGCTTTCATGAATTCGTACCCTTTTGTTGCCGCTCTCCAGAAAGCTTCGATATCTTTTTGCCTTTCATTCCAAGTGTTGTCATTTGTTACTACAACCAACTCATAGAAACTAGGAACTCCGTAATCTACTGGATTAAAATAGCGAGTATCATAGCCTTTATGCTTTAACACAGGAACCTCGTGATTAATGTAAGCTCCAATCACACCATCTACACGACCACTAACGATTGATGTTCCTAATTCAAATCCAACATCGATCATCGTAACATTGTCTGGATTTCCACCATCATTTTTCACCATTGTTTTTAATAAAGCTTCGTTTAATGGGATACCTGGGAAACCAACTGTTTTCCCTTCTAAATCCTTCGGTGTCTTAACTGGACTATCATTTAGTAATACTACGTGATTAAGTGGCGAACGAACAATTGCCCCAACTGACTTTACCGGAACATCTTGATTTGCACGAGCAATTACCACATCTGGTTGATAGGAAATCCCAAGTGTAATTTGTCCCGCAGCTGCTAAATTAATTGGATCTGTAGGGTTTGCAGGGAACTGAATATTCACCTTAATGCCCTCTTCCTCAAAATATCCCTTTTCTTCAGCTACATACAAATAACTATGTACGGCATTCGGATACCAATCTAGCATTAAATCAATTTCTGCTAATCCCTTTTCTGAACCTGTCGTTGCCTTCTGCCCACACGCAGCCATTACCGCTACTAAAACTAAACTCATAAAAAATAATAAACTCTTCTTCACTCGGTCTTCCTCCAATGTAATGTAATTTTCTCTAGTAATACCACGAATAAAAATAATCCAATACCGATGGCTGACAATAAAACGATTGGCGCAAACACTCCTGCCCCGTCAAATTGCGTCATCATCCGGCGACTAAAATAACCAAGACCACTTTGTGCTCCTAACCATTCACCAATGGCTGCCCCAATTACACTTAGTGTTACCGCTACCTTTAATCCGGAATAAAAGAATGGCAGTGCTGAAGGTATACTTAGCTTAAAAAAGATATCTCTTTTATCAGCTCCCATCGTCAACATTAAATCTCTTAATTCCTTACTAGTTGAACGGAGACCATCAAACGTACTAACTGTAATGGGAAAAAACGTAATGATTAAGGTCACTGCTACTTTACTCCAAATCGAGTAACCAAACCATAAAACAAAAATAGGTGCCAAGGCGATGATTGGAATTGTTTGAGACGCAACAATAATTGGATAAAATGCTTTCTCTACCGTTTTATTGACACTCATCCAAATGGCAAGCCCCACTCCTAAAGTAATTGATAAGGTAAGTCCTACAATGATTACCAATAGGGTAGCCGGTAAATGAACTAGAAATAAAATCTCCTTAAGTTCCCAAAGTTTTACGGCAACCTGTAGTGGCGTTGGTAAAATAAAAGCCAAGTCAATAATCATACCAACTACTTGCCAAACAACTAAAAACAAGAATACTAACAATAACGGTGCAATCGTTCGATGTAACTGCTTCATAATTTCACCTTCGAACGAAGTTGTTCAATAAGTTCTTCTTTCACTTGTAAAACTTCAGGTGAATGAATATCACGTATTCCCCTTGGACGTCCAAGGGGTACGGTTACTTCCACAAACTTACGGACTGGCTGTTCTGTAAAAATGAAGATACGATCAGATAAGAACAACGCTTCATCGACGTCATGAGTAATAAACAAAATCGATAGCTTCCACTTTTCCCATTGGTCTAGTAGCCACTCCTGCATTGCAAGTCTTGTAATGGCATCAAGCGCACTAAATGGCTCATCTAAGAGCAGAACGTTTGAACCACTTAAGACTGTACGTAAAAACGAGATTCGTTGTTTCATCCCACCAGACAAGTCACTTGGGTATTTATTCTCTACGCCTTTTAATCCAAATTGATCTAAGAGCTTTACCACTCTCTCACGGGCATCCGTTTTTGTTGCTCCTTGAATTTCAAGAGGCAATGCTGCATTTTCCAAGACCGTGCGCCAGGGCATAAGCAAATCTTGTTGTGGCATATACCCCACATGCCCTAATCGATTGCCATACACTTCTCCGTTTATGGCAATCTTTCCACCTGAATGATCTTCAAGGCCAGTGATTAATTTGAAAATCGTACTTTTCCCTGAGCCACTTGGCCCAATAATACTGACAAACTCACCTTCGTTCACAAGAAAGCTTAGGCCTTCTAAGATAGCCTTTTCCCCGTGGTGATAAGAGAATGAAACATCCTCAAATTCCAAAGAAAATTTACTCATTTGTTGGCCACATCGCTTGATTGTAAGCCATATCCCAAAACATATACTCAAATCTCGTCGTGTTAAGGAAAATTTCTTCTAATTTCTTTAGTTCTTTTTCAGGTAAGCCCAATGTAAGCTCATCTAGAAGTTCGATGCACCAAATAGCTAATTGGCCAAACTCTTCAGAGCTATACATATTGATCCACTCACCATAAAATTCATGATCACTTGCTCCAGGAATTTTGCTTAATTCCTTGCCAATTTCCCAGTAGCTCCACATACACGGGAGTAAAGCCGCAACAAGGTCTGCCAACGTTCCATTTTGCCCTACATGCAACATATAGTGACTATAAGCCAATGTGGTTGGTGACGGGCTTGCGTTTTCTAGCTCTTCTTCAGAAATATCGAATTTTACCGCATATTCACGGTGTAGTGACATTTCTTCGTTTAATGTAGAATTTAATAAACTAGCAAAACGCCCCATCGTTTTTACGTCACTTGCTTTCATTGCCCCAAGTGCAAATAATTTAGCATAATCAATTAAATATAAGTAATCTTGAATCATATAAAATCTAAACTTTTCTTTATCAAGAGTTCCAGCACCCATTTCTTGGACAAATGGATGGTTGTGATTGGCTTGCCAAATCGGCTGTAATTCCTGGTATAAACGTTCACTAAATTTCATTTTGTAGACAACTCCTTATTTTTTTGAATGGGTCCAATTGTAAATAAACTGAGTCATTACTTTTGTAAATTTAACTAACTGATCAATGGATACTTGTTCATTTACCGAATGAGCATACTGAAGTGTGCCAGGACCATAAATAGCAGTAGGAATTCCTGCATCCCCTAGCCACCCCCCATCAGTAACCGTTGGTGAAACATCGATCACTGCCTTTGTTCCAGATACTTCTGTATGTGTACGAGCTAACAACTGAACGGCTTCATGACTTGGATCCACTTCTAACGAAGGAAAAATCTCACCACGATCTTCAATCATTGATGTACCACCCCAAGTAAATATAGGCGGATTTTCTTTTAGCCAAGGATCACTATTGGCAACACTTACGATATGGTCCTCAATTTCCTTTGCCACTTGTTCGTATGTTTCATTTGGATAATAATGAACGGTAATCCACAAACGACATTCATCAGCGATAAAGGCAGCGTGCCTGCCACCTTCAATTACAGCTGGGTTGATCGTGTTTGTTCCAGGCAAGAAGCCTTCATAGCTTTTGGTAACCGCCCAATGTCGTTCAAGATCTTGTAGCCCAGCAATGATCTTCACCATTTTTTCTATCGCACT
It includes:
- a CDS encoding tyrosine-type recombinase/integrase, translating into MEFVEAIKSREKINEIKDILFKRSKRDFLLFTLGINTGLKISDILKIKKEQIIDTTGNFTEFLILENEVNYSYLNKQVINALQVYLATVPSLTSEDYLFRSKKGEHPITRQQAYRIINSVAKEVGIESKIGTHTLRKTFGYHAYRGGVAVSLLQKIFHHSSRGETLRYIGIEQKDMHARIDVNL
- a CDS encoding YitT family protein, whose product is MRKFFDYFLLTIGSIIVAIGLELILSPNGLVDGGVTALAIMAKSLFNIPIWVVFILLNIPSLLISGKFMGKKFVVRTLYANIITAASLIYFAPFPAITSSEVLIVLYGGLLLGLGIGLVVKAGGAIDGSEMIATWINKKYGVPISKFLLGINAFILTMAAVVFSLEKAMFSIAIFFIVTKVIDFILDGINQGKSVMIISSKPEEVGQKLVEELGISITYLNGTGGYTGDKVQLIYCITDRIMYPKLKDIVLTLDPTAILEASFVTETTGVEKNSMLRRIN
- a CDS encoding ABC transporter substrate-binding protein, which codes for MKKSLLFFMSLVLVAVMAACGQKATTGSEKGLAEIDLMLDWYPNAVHSYLYVAEEKGYFEEEGIKVNIQFPANPTDPINLAAAGQITLGISYQPDVVIARANQDVPVKSVGAIVRSPLNHVVLLNDSPVKTPKDLEGKTVGFPGIPLNEALLKTMVKNDGGNPDNVTMIDVGFELGTSIVSGRVDGVIGAYINHEVPVLKHKGYDTRYFNPVDYGVPSFYELVVVTNDNTWNERQKDIEAFWRAATKGYEFMKANPDEALSILLSNQDKANFPLIEEVEKESLQILLPKMESANGFGSQDESSWQETIDWMIEFDLIKKEPRLEDIFVNIVK
- a CDS encoding ABC transporter permease — translated: MKQLHRTIAPLLLVFLFLVVWQVVGMIIDLAFILPTPLQVAVKLWELKEILFLVHLPATLLVIIVGLTLSITLGVGLAIWMSVNKTVEKAFYPIIVASQTIPIIALAPIFVLWFGYSIWSKVAVTLIITFFPITVSTFDGLRSTSKELRDLMLTMGADKRDIFFKLSIPSALPFFYSGLKVAVTLSVIGAAIGEWLGAQSGLGYFSRRMMTQFDGAGVFAPIVLLSAIGIGLFLFVVLLEKITLHWRKTE
- a CDS encoding ABC transporter ATP-binding protein, giving the protein MSKFSLEFEDVSFSYHHGEKAILEGLSFLVNEGEFVSIIGPSGSGKSTIFKLITGLEDHSGGKIAINGEVYGNRLGHVGYMPQQDLLMPWRTVLENAALPLEIQGATKTDARERVVKLLDQFGLKGVENKYPSDLSGGMKQRISFLRTVLSGSNVLLLDEPFSALDAITRLAMQEWLLDQWEKWKLSILFITHDVDEALFLSDRIFIFTEQPVRKFVEVTVPLGRPRGIRDIHSPEVLQVKEELIEQLRSKVKL
- the tenA gene encoding thiaminase II; this encodes MKFSERLYQELQPIWQANHNHPFVQEMGAGTLDKEKFRFYMIQDYLYLIDYAKLFALGAMKASDVKTMGRFASLLNSTLNEEMSLHREYAVKFDISEEELENASPSPTTLAYSHYMLHVGQNGTLADLVAALLPCMWSYWEIGKELSKIPGASDHEFYGEWINMYSSEEFGQLAIWCIELLDELTLGLPEKELKKLEEIFLNTTRFEYMFWDMAYNQAMWPTNE